The following proteins are co-located in the Salvelinus fontinalis isolate EN_2023a chromosome 41, ASM2944872v1, whole genome shotgun sequence genome:
- the LOC129840709 gene encoding leucine-rich repeat-containing protein 58-like has protein sequence MELFATVDQGGCILDMSHLNLENLNLDTVGDERRRVTQQLYLYNNRLTVFPASVCLFSKLEVLDISNNGLTVLCEDIQRLSNLKTLIAKNNRLNEFSFPKEFGSMQIDTLNFSGNIFEEVPIQFLKLQRLKYLSLGGNRLKAIPAEIENVTSLEMLYLGGNLITSIPPELASLRGLRYLVLCDNRIQSVPPQLTRLYSLRCLSLHNNLLTYLPREILSLVHLQELSLRGNPLVVRFIKDMTYDPPSLLELAGRTIKSCNLPYPPNDLPGNLVHYLDLASKCPNPKCTGVYFDSCVRHIKFVDFCGKYRLPFMHYLCSPECTSPCSSNPQSDAESEDEKCVSANRLQRVLLG, from the exons ATGGAGCTGTTTGCAACAGTTGATCAGGGGGGTTGCATTTTGGACATGTCCCATCTGAATCTGGAGAATTTAAATTTGGACACTGTCGGTGACGAACGGAGGAGAGTGACCCAACAACTCTACCTGTATAACAACCGACTGACAGTGTTTCCCGCTTCGGTATGTCTATTCTCCAAATTGGAAGTTCTGGATATAAGCAACAATGGATTAACGGTTCTCTGTGAGGACATTCAACGTTTGTCAAACCTCAAAACACTCATAGCCAAGAACAACCGTTTGAACGAATTTTCGTTCCCAAAGGAATTTGGGTCCATGCAGATAGACACATTGAACTTCAGTGGGAACATATTTGAAGAGGTGCCCATTCAGTTTCTAAAACTCCAGCGATTAAAATATTTGTCTCTTGGGGGTAACAGACTCAAAGCTATCCCCGCAGAGATAGAAAATGTTACCAG TCTGGAGATGCTTTATTTGGGTGGGAACCTCATCACCTCCATCCCACCAGAGCTGGCCAGCCTTCGCGGTCTCAGATACTTGGTCCTTTGTGACAACCGGATACAAAGTGTACCCCCCCAACTCACCAG ACTCTACTCCCTGCGCTGCCTCAGTCTCCATAACAACCTACTCACCTACCTACCGCGTGAGATCCTCAGCCTGGTGCACCTGCAGGAGCTCAGTCTCCGCGGCAACCCCCTGGTGGTCCGCTTCATCAAGGACATGACTTACGACCCTCCCTCCCTGTTGGAGCTGGCCGGACGGACCATCAAGTCCTGCAACCTGCCCTACCCCCCCAATGACCTGCCTGGAAACCTGGTGCACTACCTGGACCTGGCCAGCAAGTGTCCCAACCCTAAATGCACCG GCGTGTACTTTGACTCGTGTGTGAGGCACATCAAGTTTGTGGACTTCTGCGGGAAGTATCGGCTACCCTTCATGCACTACCTGTGCTCCCCAGAATGCACCTCTCCCTGCAGCTCCAACCCGCAGAGCGACGCTGAGTCGGAGGACGAGAAGTGCGTGTCGGCCAACAGGCTGCAGAGAGTGCTTCTGGGTTAG